The following nucleotide sequence is from Cetobacterium somerae ATCC BAA-474.
CTGTGCGTCTACCTATTCCGCCACCCAGGCGTGATTGCTTTCGCTTTCAACAAATTAATAATACCATAATTTAAAGTTCATGTCAACAACTTTTTTTATTTTTTTTAATAATGTCTCTGTTGCTTTTTAGAAACTTTAATGCTACTATTAGATGTGTTTTAAATTTTTATAATTATAGGAGATTTTATGCCAAAAAAACAACTAATTACCGAACATCGTGTTCTTCAACTAGCGACTTTCGCCGGAAAAATAGTTCTTACTAGCGGAGGTGAAGTTTATAGAGTCGAGGATATTATTGCTCGAATCGGTCAACATTTTAATTTGAAAATTGACTGCTTTGCTACATTAACATGTATTATTGTTTCTGGAAAAAATATTGATGATGAAGTTGTTTCTTTAGTAGAAAGAATTAGTTCTCGATCTACAAATTTAGATAAAATTCATCAAGTTCATAAATTAATAAATGAAATCGAAAAATACTCTTTTTCAGAATTAAAAAAATCTTTAGAAGATATTAATAAAATATCCCCTTATGGTTTTGGTATGAATTTTATTGCCTCTGCACTAGGAGCAGCAAGCTTTGTTGTTTCTTTTAAAGGGGGACCAAACGATTTTGCTGCTGCTTTTGTTGCAGGATGTGGTGTCGCTTTATTTTCTTATATTATTTCAGGATTACAACTAAATAGCTTCTTTATAAATTTAATTTCTGGAGCAATTTGTGCCTTTGTTTCTAACTTATTTTATGTTAATGGAATAATTACAACACCATCTATAAGTATAATTTCTTCTTTGATGTTACTTGTTCCCGGAGTTGCTTTTATAAACTCTATCAGAGATATTATTGCTGGAGATTTAGTTTCTGGTACTTCAAGAGCTATGGAAGTTCTTATGATTGGTGGAGCGATAGCTATTGGAGCTGGATTAGTTACAAAACTTTTTTTTAATTTTGGAGGATTTTAATGTTTTTTATAGAAGTTATTTTTGCTTTTTTTATTACAATCAGTTTCGCTATTCTTTTCAATGTTAGAGGTAAACTTATTATTTATTCTGGAATCGGCGGTGCTATAAGCTGGCTTTTTTATTTACTTTTTACAAAAGAAGGCTATTCTTACTCTACATGCTATCTTTTGGCAACAGCCATCACTGCTTTTTATTCTGAGATTATGGCAAAAAGATTACAAACTACAGTTCCTACACTACTTATAGCAGCTCTAATTCCTATGGCTCCTGGTGGTGGAGTTTATTACACTATGCTATATCTAATTCAAAATAAATACCAAGATTCTATGCTAAAAGGTATGGAAACTTCAATAATTGCTGGTTCTATGGCTCTTGGAATAATTTTAGTAACTACATTTTTTAGAATTTTCCATCTTACAAAGAGATAATGTTTTTTCTAGTATCTCCAATCCTTTTTCTATTTCAAGTAGGGTTGGAGATATAAAACTTAACCTAATTTTACAAACATCTCTCTTATCCTTATAAAATAAAGCTCCTGGCAAAAGAGCTACTCCTTCTTCTTTACATTTTAAATAAAATTTTTCACCATCTATATTATCTGAAAGTTTAACCCAAATAAAAAACCCTCCATTTGGTTTATGCATAACACTTAGTCCTTGAATTTTCTTTAACAACTTTAAGCATAGCTTTTGTTTTTTGCCAAATTCTTTTCTTAATAAAGATAAATGTTCATGTAATTTATTTTTAACTATAAATTTTTCTAAAATTTTTTGATTTATTCCAGAGGTTGTCGTATCTAACCCATATTTTATTAAAAGAACCCTTTGCATAAGATTTTCTGGTACTGTCATTATTGCCAATCCAATTCCAGGCATAAGTATCTTTGAATATGTTTTAACATAAATAACCTTCTCTTGTCCTAATTTATCCAAACTTTTTAAAGTTTTAGGTTTTGTTTCTGTATAATAAAAATCTGAAAAACTATCATCTTCAACTATATAAAATCCATATTTTTCAGCTAGTTGTAAAAGTTGTTCTCTCTTTTCCAAAGACCAAGTAACACCTGTAGGATTCTGAAAATTTATACACTCATATACAAAATCTATTTTTTCTTCTTTTAATATCTCTTCAAACTCTTTCAAATCCCAACCATCTTCTTTAATATCTAAAGATTTTATATTACACCATCCTTTAAATATATTTAAAGCATTTGGGTAAGTTGGATCTGATAATACAACTGTTGGTTTTGTTTCTTTTGAAAAAAGTTTTATAACTATATCTAAAGCTTGTTGAGTTCCTGATGTTATTTGGATATTTTCCTTTTTTACAAAAATATCTTCTTTTTCAAACTCCTCTGAGAGTAAGTAGCGAAGACTATCTACTCCTTGAACATTTTGGTATTGAAAAATCTCTCCCCCATACTCTCGAATAACTTCATCAAAAAACATTTTATAATCTTCAATAGGAAAATATTTAGAGCTTGGAGTTCCATTCGAAAAGTTTATTCTTTCTATTATTTGATTTTGTCCATATTTGAAGCTTTCTATTAAAGGTATCTCTTTTTGCTCTATTTCAAATTCACAAATTTGTTCTACAAAACACCCTTTTCCAGAGATTTTTTTTATCAACCCTTTTTTCTCTAAAATATTATAACTTTGAATAACTGTATTTTGATTTATATCTAGTTTTATTGCAACTTGACGAATCGACGGTAACTTTGCTCCTACTTTAATATCCCCTGATAAAATCTGCTTTTTTAGACACTGATAAATCTGTAGATATAAGCTTTCTTTTGAATTTTTATCTATATAAATATTAATTTTAGACATATACACCCTCTTTATTTTATTTATCTAATTTTGAATATATAATACACCTATTTTCTTTGGATTCCAATTACTTATTTATATGTTAAAGAAAATTGATTTTCTTAATTTTTTAAGATATAATCATACTTATACTATATTTAAATAAACTGGGGGAATGAATGAAAGAAAAACACAAAGAAATGGGAGAGCAGCCCATCGGTCAACTGCTTTTAAAATTTTCACTTCCTGCTATGATTGGAATGTTTGTAAATGCTTTATACAATATAGTAGACAGAATTTATATTGGAAATATACCTGAAATTGGTCCGGTTGCTATTGCAGGTGTTGGAGTTGTTTTTCCAATAATGATAATCTCTCTTGGTTTCTGTCTTCTAATTGGATTAGGTGGCGCTACTAATATCTCTATTTCATTAGGAAGAAAACGAAAAGATTTAGCTGAAAAATTTTTAGGTAATGCTACTTCATTATCAATTATATTCGGTATCGTTTTAAGTTTTATAATAATTTTTACAATGGATCTATATATTGGAAAATTAGGAACAAGCCCTGTCACGGAACCATTTGCCAGAGATTACTTAACAATTGTCGCTCTTGGTTTTCCTTTTTTAATGGTTGGGTACGCTACTAACGCAGCCGTTAGATCTGATGGAAATCCTAAAATTTCTATGATTACTCTTTTACTTGGAGCAATCACAAATATCATTTTAGATCCTATCTTTATCTTTGGATTAAATTTAGGAGTTAAAGGTGCTGCACTTGCAACTATTATTTCTCAAATTGTTTCTGCAATTTGGACTGTTGGTTACTTCACATCAAAATTTAGCGGAATTAAACTCCATTTAAAAAACTTACTTCTTGAATGGGAGAAAGTTAAAGAAATTTTTATTATTGGAGCTGGACCATTTGTTTTACAATTAGGTTCTAGTGCTGTAAACTTTATATTAAATAGTAGCCTTATGAAGTATGGTGGAGATACTGCTGTTGGAGCAATGACCATTGTTAATGCAGTAAACACTTTCATTCTTATGCCTATCTTTGGTATAAATCAAGGAGTTCAACCTATTCTTGGATTTAACTATGGAGCAAGATTTTTTCACAGAGTTAGACAAGCTTTTATACTAGCTGTGAAAGGTGCTGTTACTATTTCTACTATTGGATTTTTAGCTATTCAATTTTTATCTAAATATTTTATAGTTATCTTTACTAGCAATCCTGAACTTCTAGATGCTGCATCAAAAGGTCTTAAAGTTTTTACTTTAATGTTTCCTTTTATAGGTTTCCAAATTATAGCAGCAGTTTATTTTCAGGCTATTGGAAAACCAAAAACTACTATGTTTTTAAGCTTATCAAGACAAGTTTTATTTTTAATCCCTATTGTTTTAATTTTTTCTAGAATCTGGGGAGTTCGTGGTGTATGGATGGCTGTGCCATCTGCAGATATATTATCTGTTATTGTTACTTTTATTATGACAAAAAAAGAGATGAAAAATCTTAAACTTTTAGAAAATGAAAAGGACTTGAGAAAAAATGTCAACGAAAATCAATCAACTAGAGAATCAACCAATTAATAAACTATTTTATAAATTTGCTATCCCAGCTTCAATTGGAATGCTTGTTAACTCCCTTTATGTAGTTGCTGATGGAGTTTTTATATCAAGAGGTATCGGAAGTATTGGAATTGCCGCTGTTAATATTGGATATCCTATAATTAACTTAACAGCTGCTCTAAGTCTTATGTTTGGAGCTGGAGGAGCTACTTTAATATCTTTAAAAAGTGATGACCAAGATTTTAAAAATAAAAGTTTTACATATACAATTATTTTAAATCTTATTTTTTATATTTTAATAGCTTCTGTTGTTTTCATGTTTCCCAATAAAATAATGAAATCTCTAGGAGCAACAGAACTTTTACTTCCTATGGTTAAAGATTATATGTATCCATGTATTGTAGCTACTTTCTTTTTGATGCTATCAATATCATTAAATGCTATTGTTAGAAATGATAATGCTCCTAGAAAAGCCATGAATTCACTTTTTATTGGAGCTATTACAAATATTGTTCTAGATTATATCTTCATATTTAAGTTAAAAATGGGAATTGAGGGTGGAGCTTATGCTACGGCTATTGGACAAGTTTTATCAGCAGTATACCTATGTATGCACTTTCCTAAATCAACTTTTAGATTATCCTTTGATATAAAAGATATCCAATGGAATTTAATGGGAAAAATTTGTTCTTTAGGCTTCTCATCTTTCATTTTAGAGTTTGCAGTTATGGTAATAACAATTCTTTTAAATATAACTCTTTCTAGAACAGAAGGACAAATAGGAGTTGCTGCTTACGGAATAATCTCTTATTCATTTGTTATCTATAGAATGTTATTTACAGGTTTAGCCCAAGGAATCCAACCATTAGTTAGCTTTAACTATGGACGTCGAAATTATAGAAGAGTTCTAGAAATTTTTAGATATGCTCATAAATTCTGTTTTATTGCTACTACAATAGCTTTAATTTTAATAAAATTCTTTGCTTTAGATGTTGTTAAAGTTTTTACACACGAATCTCATCTATTTGAGTATACAGCTAAAGGTTTATTTTTATACTCTAGTGCCATTATTTTTGTAGGAGCTAACTTTATGAATATCTCTTACTTACAAGCTATGGATAAAGCTTTTTTAGCTAATATAATATCAGTTTGTAGAGGTGTGGTATTTATGGGAATCGGAATTGTTATTTTACCAAAACTTCTTGGAGTTGATGGAATCTGGTTAACACTTCCATTTGCAGATGTATTAACATTTATTTTAACTCTTATAATCTTTAAAATTCTAGGTATTAATAAAAATTTAAAAGCCTCAAGTATATAGAAAAACTCAGAGAATATCCTCTGAGTTTTTTATTTTATCTTATAAAGTGAGTGTATTTTTTATTTTCTTTTTCTGGTGGAATAATTGTATCTTTTGTATAATCAACCATCTTTAAAAGCCAAGCCATATTTTTTCCCAAAATTCTCATTATTTGTTTTCCTTCTTCATCTTGCTCAACCTCTCCAGGTCTTAATCCATGTATTACACTCCAATAATTTGTTGAAGGCATCAACATTTCTGAATAATTTAAATAATTATTTAACTGATCAAATGTTGGAACTCCTCCTGATCTTCTTACTGCAACAACTGATGCACCAACTTTATGTCTAAAAAGTCCTCCGTTAACTGATGCTACATAAAATGCTCTATCTAAAAAAGCTTTCATAGTTGCTCCTAAAGAAGCAAAATGAACTGGCGATCCCAATAAAACACCATCTGCTTCTTTAATTTTTTGTATCCATTCATTTACAAAATTCTCTTCACTCATAACACACTTTTCATCTCTATTTTTAGCACACCCATTACAACCTATGCAACCTCTAATAGCCTTATTTCCCACATGAACTATCTCTAGTTCTATACCTTCTTTTTCTAGCTCTTCTCCTACCATCTTCAATGCAAAATATGTATTACCTTTTTCTCTTGGGCTTCCATTAAATGCAACAACCTTCATAAAAACCTCCTTTAATTTAATTATAATTTTAATTATATAACAAATTCTATTTTTTTTCAGCTTAAAATAGTATAATATATAAAAAAGATTCTAATTTTCTTTACTTAGGAGGATAAATATGAAAAATATTTTAATTGGAGTTACTGGTGGGATTGCCGCTTATAAGTCTGCTAATATAATCTCAATATTAAGAAAAAAAGGATATAACGTTAAAGTTATAATGACTGAAAGTGCCACTAAAATAATTACTCCTCAAACTTTAGAAACTCTTTCTAGAAATAGAGTTGTAACAGATATGTGGGAAAGAAATCATCAAATTGAAGTTGAACATATATCATTAGCAGAATGGGCTGATGCTTTTTTAATTGCTCCAGCAACTTATAATATTGTAGGAAAAGTAGCTAACGGAATTGCTGACGATATGCTATCTACTGTTATTTCAGCATGTAAAAAACCTACATACTTTGCTTTAGCAATGAATGTGAATATGTATGAGAATCCAATTTTAAAAGAAAATATACAAAAATTGGAAAAATTAGGTTATAAGTTTATAGAATCTGACGAAGGATTTTTAGCTTGTAATGTTAATGCTAAAGGAAGATTAAAAAATGAAAATGAAATAGTTGAAATTATAGAGAAAGATTTAACAACTCCTATTCCTAAACTATTAAAAGGAAAGAAAGTTATTATTACAGCAGGTAGAACTGAAGAACCTTTAGATCCTATAAGATATTTTTCAAATAGGTCTAGTGGGCAAATGGGATATTCTTTAGCTAAAGTCGCTGTAGATTTAGGAGCTGATGTAACTTTAGTTTCTGGCCCTACAAATCTTGAAATTCCACATGGTCTAAAAGAGTTTATTAGAATAAGAAGTGCTATTGATATGTTTGATGCTGTCATGGAAAGATTTGATTCTCAAGATATCGGTATAGCTTGTGCTGCTGTTGCAGATTATAGACCTAAAAACTACTCCACTGAAAAAATTAAAAAATCTGACGGTGAATTAACAATAGTGTTAGAACGAAATCCTGATATTTTATTCAATATGGGAGAAAAAAAGAAAAACCAAATTTTAGTTGGATTTGCTGCAGAAACTGAAAACATTATCGAGAACGCAAAGAAAAAATTAATCAAGAAAAATTTAGATTTTATTGTTGCTAATAATGCTGAAAACATGCAAAAATCAACTAACAGCATACAAATTATAAAAAAATCTGGCGAAAATATTATTTATAAAGAACAACCAAAATCTGAAATTGCAAAACATATTTTTAATGAAATTTTAAAAGAAGTCAAAATGTAATCAAAAAAACAGGTAAAAAATTACCTGTTTTTCATTTTCTAATAAATTTTTGTAGGAAGTTTTAGATATTTTAAGAACAATTATAAAGTAGTATTAATATAAATACAATATAAATCTATAAAATCCTACTAAATTAATTTTTATTTTTTAATTTAGTAGATTTTTATCAGGAGTGAGGGATTATGAAATCTTATATTTTTTTTGTTATTTTGCCTTTTTTATTAACAGGTTGTTTTGGTACTCCTAAGGTTACGGAAACTCCTATTAAAACATTAATTACAGAAAACAAACCACAAAATAGCAACATTTTTTTTAAGTCACAACAATGGTGGCTTAGCACAAATAATCAGCAATTGATTTCTCTAATTGATGAGGTTTTAAAAACAAATAGTGAAATTAAAATAGCTAAACTAAACATTGAAAAAGCAATGTATACCTTAAATTCTACAAAAAACTCTAATCTTTCTAGCATAGATTTAGGAGGAAGTTGGAATAGAAATCATGTTTTAACATCTCATGTAAAAACAGATCTTCCTATAAAAGATATCAAAAATAGCGATACTATTGATATGGGCTCTTTGGCTATTCAAGGACAATATATCTTTGATATTTGGGGAAAATTTGATGCTCTACAAAATCAAGCTCAATATTCAAAATTAGCTACAGAACTTCAGAGTGAATGGAGTACTCTAACTCTTTCAACAACAGTTGCAAATCTTTATGGAAAATATATTTTACTTACAAAAGAAGAGAATATACTAAAGAAAAAATTTAATATTGCAAAAGAGGTCTTAAACTATCAAAATATTCTTTATCAAACTGGACTTGGAAATAAAGAAAGCATTTTAAACGCTGACAATAATGTTAACTCTTTAAATCAAAAAATTGCCGAAATTACTGTTCAAAAAACTACTTTAAAAAATAGTTTTTACTCTCTTGTTGGAAATATAAAATCTAAAAACATAGATAAAATTTTATCAAATATAGATTATAATACTCCTCAGTTTGATTATTTTTTAAATATTCCTGAATATATTGATTCGGATATAGTTATTAATAGACCTGATGTAAAATATTATTTGGCCTTAATTAACTCACAGAAAGAAAATTTAAAGTCTTTAAAAGCTGATTTCTATCCTAGATTTTCTATTACTGGAAAATATGAATATCAAAATTTGAATATTCAAGATTTATTAAAAGCTCATAGTACATTATGGGAGTTTGGACCAAGTTTATATCTACCTCTATTTAATAGGAATTTACTTACTCAAAATTATAATATCGGTGGAGTTGATTTAAATATTTTTATAGAAAATTATAACAACAACTTAATTAAAGCCTACCAAGATATCAACAATAATCTCAATGCTTTAAAAACATCAAAAAGAAATAATGAATTAGAAGAAAAAAATTATAGCAATGTAAAATCTACTTATAACGATAATAATACCTTATATCAAATTGGTAGTATATCAAAACTTGAACTGTTGAATCAAAAGAATAATTTGCTTGATACTGAATTAAGCTATATTGAAAATAATTTTACACTATACACAAATCAAATTAACTTAATCGGATCCCTTGGTGGTTACTATAAAAATGAGGTGAAATAAATTGGATAATCAAACTACAAACCAAAATATCGTGACGGATGAAACTAAAAATAAAAATAGAAAAGATGCTAAAAAAAAGATGGGTATTTTTCTTTTAATTATACTCATTATTGGAGTTTTATATCTACTTTATTATTTCTTTTTCTTAAAAGGATATGAAGAAACTGAAAATGCTTATATTCATGGAAATCAAGTTTCTATAACAACGCAAGTTAGTGGTGTTATCAATGAAATTAACGTAGAGGATACTCAATCTATAGATGTTGGTACCCCTGTTATAAAATTAGATACTATTGATTATGAAATTGCTCTAAAAAACGCTGAAACAAAATTAGCAGATGCTGTTAGAAAATACTATACATTACAAAATAGTGTAAAGCTTAATGAAGATAGTGTTGCAATTGCTAAAGCTAACTTAACTCTTGCTGATAAAACTTTAAAAAGACAAACTATATCTAGTAGCACTGGTATAACAAGCAAAGAGAACTTTGATACAACTAATTTCAAATATATAGATAGTAAAAATAGTTACGAACAAAGTTTAACTAATTTAGAAAATAGTAAAATTCAAGCTTTTAGCAACGATATATATTCTCATCCTCTTGTTGCTGCTGCTATTGAAAATCTTAAAAATGCTTATTACAACTTAGAAAAAACTAAAATTTTCTCTCCAATTTCTGGAGTTATTGCTCAAAAGCAAGTTGAATTAGGACAACAAGTAAAAGCTGGACAAACACTTTTTACTGTTGTTGACTTAAACAAAACTTGGGTTAATGCAAATTTTAAAGAAACTCAACTTGGAGATATAAAACCTGGAAATTATGTTGAAATTGTTAGTGATTTAAATGGTAAAACTTACAAAGGAGTTGTTTCTGGAATATCTGCTGGATCTGGTAGTGCTTTTGCTTTAATTCCAACACAAAATGCCACTGGAAACTGGATTAAAATTGTTCAGAGAGTTCCCGTTAGAATTGATTTTGATCACGAAAGTTTAGAAAAGAATGGAATTTTACCAATTGGAACAAGCTTAACTGTCACAGTTAATACAAATAAAAATATTGATATTCAAAATCAATTTAAAGAACAAAAATCAGAACTTTACAAAATTGATGAAAATAAATTAAGTGTATTAATTGAAAAAATAGTTAAAGATAATAGCTTTTAAGGAGGTTCTGTATTATGAACTCATCAATTATTTTTGCTACAATTGCTCTAGCTATTGGTTCTTTTATGAATGTCCTCGATATGACTATTGTTAATGTTTCTCTAAGTCATATTGCAGGAGATTTTGCTGTAGCTCCTGATCAAGGTACATGGGTTATAACTTCTTACGCTGTAGCTGAAGCTATATTTTTACCTCTTATCGGGTGGTTAACTAAACGTTTAGGAATTATTAAACAATATTTAGGTGCAACACTACTTTTTACTTTAGCTAGTATGCTTTGTGGTATTAGTCCTTCCTATAGTTTTCTTTTAACTATGAGAATTTTACAAGGTGTTGTTGGAGCTAGTATGATTCCATTGTCTCAAACACTTATGTTACAACTATATCCTAAAGAAAAAAAGGGAATAGCTTTAGGAATTTGGTCTATGACCATCGTTATAGCTCCTGTTGTTGGTCCTGTTCTTGGAGGATGGGTTACTGATACTGCTTCTTGGAGATGGTGTTTTTATATAAATCTTCCTTTTGGTATTATATCTAGTTTAATTGTTTATTATATCTTTAAAAAAGATATTGCTAAAGAAAAAACTGTTAAAGAACCTGTTGATATCATTGGATTTATATTTTTGGCCATTGGTGTTGGATCTTTACAACTTATGTTGGATAAAGGAAACGATTTAGATTGGTTTTCTAATAATACTATTATTGGTCTTAGTATATCAGCTTTTGTTTTTTTAGTCCTCTTGGTCATTTGGGAATGGCATCATGAATCTCCTGTGGTTAACGTAAGATTATTTTTAAATAGAAACTTCTGTGTTGGATCTTTCTCTTTGATGTTTTCTGTCCTAGCTTACTTCAGTGGTGTTGTTGCTATACCCCTTTGGTTACAAAACTATATGGGATATACAGCTTTCATTAGTGGAAAGTCCACTTGTACTTTAGGTGTAGCTATTTTAATGGTAGCTCCAATATTAGGTAAAAAAATAGATCATCTAGATTCTAGAAAGGTTGCTGCCCTTGGATTTTTTCTATTAGGTATTTCAACATTTTTAACATCTAATTATTCTCCTCAAATAACTCCAGCTTATGTTGGACTAACTAGATTTTTCAATGGTTTTGGTGTAGGAATTTTCTTCATAGCTTTAAATACACTAACGCTTTCAAACATTAGTAATGAAAATTTAGCTAGCGCATCTGGAATTTATAATTTTATGAGAAATATTGGAAGTAGTTTAGGGACCTCATTAGTTATTCCTGCATGGAATCATACAATGGCTTTTCATCATACCATGATGGCTTCTGGTATAACAACAGCAAACCCTAATATTAATAGTGCTATAAGTACTTCTGCTCAATCACTAGCATTAATAAATCAGCAAGTTGTTGTTCAATCTTCGATTATGGGGATTAATGATGTTTTAATTGGAAGTGGAGTTATATCTCTTTTATTGATACCATTTCTTTTCCTCGCCAAATCAACAAAACCAGTTACATAGTTTGGAATAAAAATTGCTTATTAATTATAGTAAGCAATTTTTTTATGCAAAGATAAATTCCTGAAGCTCTTTTATATTAAGTTTTTATAATTGACCACTCTTCTGACTTAATAACAATTATATCTACTCATATCTTATTTTTTCTTTCAAAGAGTATCCTGAAAGATTATTTTTTATTTTCAGAATTTCAGAAATTATAGAAACTCCAATCTCTTTAGGGCTTCCTGAGGAAATATCAAGTCCTATTGGAGAATAAACTTTTTCTAATTCCACTACAGGTATTCCCTCTTTTTCAAGTTCATTAAAAGTTTTTTTCACTTTACTTCTACTCCCAATCATTCCTATATATTTAGCACCTCTTCCTAAAACACCTTTTAAAGCTACCTTATCTCCTAAATGTCCCCTTGAGACTATAACCACAAAAGAATACTCATCTAGCTTTAAATTTTTCGTTATTTCCTCTAGATTTCCAACTATATTTTTTGCATTTGGATACTTTTCTGAATTACAAAATTCTTCTCGATCATCAATCATTACTATTTCAAATCCTAAGTAATCTCCTAATTTATATAATTCAGATCCTATATGACCTCCACCAATAACTATCAATTTTTCTTTTTTTTCGAAGACTTTTATAAAAGCCTTAACTTTTCCTCCACACGCCATATGTAGAGCAGCTTCCTCTATAAGATCGAACTCTAAACTTTTAGACTTATTTTCTTCTATTGCTTTTAATGCCTCTTTAATTAATTTAAACTCTAAGTTTCCGCCTCCTACTGTTCCACAAATTTCTCCAGTTTGAAAAACTCCCATAAGGTTCCCCTTTCTTCCAGGGCTTGAACCATCAATTTCAATTAAAGTTACAAGGGCTACTCCCATACCATTTTCTAGCTTCTTTGATATATTAAAAATAATATCTTTATCCATATTTTCTCCTTTAAAGTTATCATTTCATTCTAATAACGAGGTATAAATTTACCTATTTTATTTAATTTTACTTCTTCTAAATTGTGGCTATAAACTAACTCTCCTCTTAAAAAAACCTTATCTATATCTGCTAATAACTTAAAGCCATCAAAACAACTATAGTTAGCTTTAGAAAAAAGCATCTTTGAATTTAGAACTAATTTTTTTTCTTTAAATATTACTAAATCAGCATCTTTTCCTATTTCTATACTTCCTTTTCTAGAACTCATTCCAAAAATTTCAGCTGGTTTTGTTGATGTTAAA
It contains:
- a CDS encoding HlyD family secretion protein — its product is MDNQTTNQNIVTDETKNKNRKDAKKKMGIFLLIILIIGVLYLLYYFFFLKGYEETENAYIHGNQVSITTQVSGVINEINVEDTQSIDVGTPVIKLDTIDYEIALKNAETKLADAVRKYYTLQNSVKLNEDSVAIAKANLTLADKTLKRQTISSSTGITSKENFDTTNFKYIDSKNSYEQSLTNLENSKIQAFSNDIYSHPLVAAAIENLKNAYYNLEKTKIFSPISGVIAQKQVELGQQVKAGQTLFTVVDLNKTWVNANFKETQLGDIKPGNYVEIVSDLNGKTYKGVVSGISAGSGSAFALIPTQNATGNWIKIVQRVPVRIDFDHESLEKNGILPIGTSLTVTVNTNKNIDIQNQFKEQKSELYKIDENKLSVLIEKIVKDNSF
- a CDS encoding TolC family protein, encoding MKSYIFFVILPFLLTGCFGTPKVTETPIKTLITENKPQNSNIFFKSQQWWLSTNNQQLISLIDEVLKTNSEIKIAKLNIEKAMYTLNSTKNSNLSSIDLGGSWNRNHVLTSHVKTDLPIKDIKNSDTIDMGSLAIQGQYIFDIWGKFDALQNQAQYSKLATELQSEWSTLTLSTTVANLYGKYILLTKEENILKKKFNIAKEVLNYQNILYQTGLGNKESILNADNNVNSLNQKIAEITVQKTTLKNSFYSLVGNIKSKNIDKILSNIDYNTPQFDYFLNIPEYIDSDIVINRPDVKYYLALINSQKENLKSLKADFYPRFSITGKYEYQNLNIQDLLKAHSTLWEFGPSLYLPLFNRNLLTQNYNIGGVDLNIFIENYNNNLIKAYQDINNNLNALKTSKRNNELEEKNYSNVKSTYNDNNTLYQIGSISKLELLNQKNNLLDTELSYIENNFTLYTNQINLIGSLGGYYKNEVK
- a CDS encoding XdhC family protein; the protein is MDKDIIFNISKKLENGMGVALVTLIEIDGSSPGRKGNLMGVFQTGEICGTVGGGNLEFKLIKEALKAIEENKSKSLEFDLIEEAALHMACGGKVKAFIKVFEKKEKLIVIGGGHIGSELYKLGDYLGFEIVMIDDREEFCNSEKYPNAKNIVGNLEEITKNLKLDEYSFVVIVSRGHLGDKVALKGVLGRGAKYIGMIGSRSKVKKTFNELEKEGIPVVELEKVYSPIGLDISSGSPKEIGVSIISEILKIKNNLSGYSLKEKIRYE
- a CDS encoding DHA2 family efflux MFS transporter permease subunit; this translates as MNSSIIFATIALAIGSFMNVLDMTIVNVSLSHIAGDFAVAPDQGTWVITSYAVAEAIFLPLIGWLTKRLGIIKQYLGATLLFTLASMLCGISPSYSFLLTMRILQGVVGASMIPLSQTLMLQLYPKEKKGIALGIWSMTIVIAPVVGPVLGGWVTDTASWRWCFYINLPFGIISSLIVYYIFKKDIAKEKTVKEPVDIIGFIFLAIGVGSLQLMLDKGNDLDWFSNNTIIGLSISAFVFLVLLVIWEWHHESPVVNVRLFLNRNFCVGSFSLMFSVLAYFSGVVAIPLWLQNYMGYTAFISGKSTCTLGVAILMVAPILGKKIDHLDSRKVAALGFFLLGISTFLTSNYSPQITPAYVGLTRFFNGFGVGIFFIALNTLTLSNISNENLASASGIYNFMRNIGSSLGTSLVIPAWNHTMAFHHTMMASGITTANPNINSAISTSAQSLALINQQVVVQSSIMGINDVLIGSGVISLLLIPFLFLAKSTKPVT